A window from Staphylococcus succinus encodes these proteins:
- a CDS encoding endonuclease III domain-containing protein has product MLDTYTLYRKLYEHMGPQGWWPAESKIEIILGAILVQNTNWRNADYAIQTLKKKTQLQVQNILKLEIEELQTLIKSSGFYKNKAQTIFSLLRWLQQFNFDYQAIAEKYKSDLRSTLLTIKGIGSETADVLIVYIFGGVTFIPDSYTRRIYRKLGYKHTENYEKLKKHIMLPENFTNEDANEFHALLDNFGKNYFNGKDKKKYTFLDCYFEIT; this is encoded by the coding sequence ATGCTAGATACCTACACCTTATATCGCAAGTTATATGAGCACATGGGACCACAAGGTTGGTGGCCAGCAGAATCTAAAATAGAAATTATTTTGGGGGCGATATTGGTCCAAAATACAAACTGGAGAAACGCAGATTACGCCATTCAAACATTAAAAAAGAAGACGCAATTACAAGTGCAAAACATTTTGAAATTAGAGATAGAAGAACTTCAAACATTGATAAAATCTAGTGGCTTTTATAAAAACAAAGCTCAAACAATATTCTCGTTATTACGTTGGTTGCAGCAATTTAATTTTGACTATCAAGCAATAGCTGAAAAATATAAAAGTGATTTAAGGTCAACTTTATTAACAATTAAAGGTATTGGGAGTGAAACAGCAGATGTACTTATAGTATATATATTTGGTGGTGTAACCTTTATTCCTGATAGCTATACACGTAGAATTTATAGGAAGCTCGGTTATAAGCATACTGAGAACTACGAAAAATTAAAAAAACATATTATGTTACCAGAAAATTTTACAAATGAAGATGCGAATGAATTTCATGCACTATTAGATAACTTTGGGAAAAATTATTTTAATGGTAAAGATAAAAAGAAATATACATTTTTAGATTGTTATTTTGAAATAACATAG
- a CDS encoding ABC transporter substrate-binding protein, whose amino-acid sequence MKKIYKILYLSIILVLLLAACGTGQDQANHKAGKSDTPSYHRIISLMPSNTEILYELGLGNKVVGVSTVDDYPKEVKDKKQFDAMKLNKETLLKAKPDLILAHESQKATSGEVLKSLKKSGVKVVYVKDAQSINEMYDTFNQIGTITGKEKAAKALVKETKNNIEKVKASIPKNSKSQKVFMEISSQPEIYTAGKHTFFDDMLKQLKTQNSFSNLEGWQKVSKEAIIKKNPDMMISTMGISKEDYKKELSQRGGFKDINAVKQSNIESVNGDEISRPGPRIDDGLKALKEAIYKNN is encoded by the coding sequence ATGAAAAAAATATACAAAATATTATATCTTTCTATCATTTTAGTGTTATTGTTAGCGGCTTGTGGGACAGGACAAGATCAAGCTAATCATAAAGCTGGAAAGTCGGATACCCCTTCTTATCATAGAATCATATCATTGATGCCTAGTAATACAGAAATACTGTATGAATTAGGTTTAGGAAACAAAGTGGTCGGAGTATCAACTGTGGATGACTATCCCAAAGAGGTAAAAGACAAAAAACAATTTGACGCTATGAAATTAAACAAAGAAACTTTGTTGAAGGCAAAGCCAGATTTAATATTAGCACACGAGTCACAAAAAGCGACAAGTGGTGAAGTATTAAAATCATTGAAAAAAAGCGGTGTAAAAGTAGTTTACGTAAAAGATGCGCAATCTATTAATGAAATGTATGACACATTCAATCAAATTGGTACAATAACAGGTAAAGAAAAAGCTGCGAAAGCACTTGTAAAAGAAACAAAAAATAATATAGAAAAAGTAAAAGCATCAATTCCTAAAAATAGTAAATCCCAGAAAGTATTTATGGAAATTTCATCACAGCCAGAAATATATACTGCTGGCAAACATACTTTTTTTGATGATATGTTAAAGCAATTGAAAACCCAAAACAGCTTTTCTAATTTAGAAGGATGGCAAAAAGTGAGTAAGGAAGCTATTATTAAGAAAAATCCAGATATGATGATATCTACTATGGGAATATCTAAAGAAGATTATAAAAAAGAGTTATCGCAACGTGGTGGATTTAAAGATATAAACGCTGTGAAGCAATCTAACATAGAATCGGTAAATGGTGACGAAATTTCTAGACCAGGGCCACGTATAGACGATGGTTTAAAAGCCTTGAAGGAAGCTATTTATAAAAATAACTAA